Proteins from a single region of Diaphorobacter limosus:
- a CDS encoding ribonucleotide reductase subunit alpha: MKTEINHFDDLLHAARAQRERQRLLLVFAGTELPEGATPGQRERFAQGDGGVLVPMMCLDRLPEELESFAALLRESRQFEPPGQPWRLVFTAALSGTPTRAPSEDDAERVLGRMVEGVKTGAFDAYLPFNREGQPVRLG, from the coding sequence ATGAAGACCGAAATCAACCACTTTGACGACCTGCTGCACGCCGCGCGCGCGCAGCGCGAGCGCCAGCGCCTGCTGCTGGTGTTTGCCGGCACCGAGCTGCCCGAGGGCGCCACGCCCGGCCAACGCGAGCGCTTTGCGCAGGGCGATGGCGGTGTCCTGGTGCCCATGATGTGCCTGGACAGGCTGCCCGAGGAGCTGGAATCGTTTGCCGCGCTGCTGCGCGAGTCGCGGCAGTTCGAGCCGCCGGGCCAGCCCTGGCGCCTGGTATTCACCGCGGCGCTGTCGGGCACCCCCACCCGGGCGCCGTCCGAGGACGATGCCGAGCGCGTGCTCGGCCGCATGGTGGAGGGTGTGAAGACCGGCGCCTTTGACGCCTACCTGCCATTCAACCGGGAGGGCCAACCCGTGCGGCTAGGATAG
- a CDS encoding nitroreductase family protein — MGGASAADLAAALLQSRQTILPKRLGAPGPDAAQLQAMLAAAGHAPDHGRLLPWRFVLVPQEARAALAEVFAQALCERDSAATPEQQEQAREKAFRAPLLLLLAVDELGGDPDIVPAERLVSAGCAVQNLLLMATALGFGSALTSGKALQSQGLRALFALGTGERALCFVSVGTVLARKPARVRPVPAQYVSTLVPGVGLQPWMDKGGHGHEDRNQPL; from the coding sequence ATGGGCGGCGCTTCGGCCGCCGATCTGGCCGCGGCCCTGCTGCAGTCGCGCCAGACCATATTGCCCAAGCGCCTGGGCGCACCCGGGCCCGATGCCGCGCAACTGCAGGCCATGCTGGCGGCGGCCGGCCATGCGCCGGATCATGGCCGACTGCTGCCCTGGCGCTTCGTGCTCGTGCCGCAAGAGGCGCGCGCGGCGCTGGCCGAGGTGTTTGCCCAGGCTTTGTGCGAGCGCGACAGCGCGGCCACGCCCGAGCAGCAGGAGCAGGCGCGCGAAAAGGCCTTTCGCGCCCCGCTGCTGCTGTTGCTGGCGGTCGATGAGCTGGGGGGCGACCCCGACATCGTGCCGGCCGAGCGCCTGGTATCGGCCGGCTGCGCGGTGCAGAACCTGCTGCTCATGGCCACGGCCCTGGGCTTTGGCTCGGCGCTGACCAGTGGCAAGGCGCTGCAGTCACAGGGGCTGCGCGCGCTGTTTGCGCTCGGGACTGGCGAGCGTGCCCTGTGTTTTGTCAGCGTCGGCACGGTGCTCGCGCGCAAGCCCGCGCGCGTGCGCCCGGTGCCGGCGCAGTACGTGTCCACGCTGGTGCCGGGCGTGGGCCTGCAGCCGTGGATGGACAAGGGAGGGCATGGCCATGAAGACCGAAATCAACCACTTTGA
- a CDS encoding peptidylprolyl isomerase yields the protein MTSTCGTHACGCGSASASDSASDQAEVARINGVALHAAGAQPPGDMLRQRACTELLRQQAQRQGLLAEDDAPGLDGATSAAAAQAIERLLEQALQVPEPSEAACRRYHAAHPGFGSQGERAHLRHVLFAVTPGVDVSLLRQRAERLLLELRCADDGGPRFAEAAGEWSNCPSGAQGGDLGWLTPEDCAPEFAREVFGSQEVGVLARLVHSRFGLHVVQVCARKPAQPQAFDQVQASIALVLRQQAWVNALRQYLQLLAGSAEVEGVQLDAADSPLVQ from the coding sequence ATGACCAGTACCTGTGGAACCCATGCCTGTGGCTGCGGCAGTGCCAGTGCCAGTGACAGTGCCAGCGACCAGGCAGAAGTGGCGCGCATCAACGGCGTCGCCCTGCACGCCGCGGGCGCGCAGCCGCCCGGCGATATGCTGCGCCAGCGCGCCTGCACCGAGTTGCTGCGCCAGCAGGCGCAGCGCCAGGGCCTGCTGGCCGAGGACGACGCGCCCGGCCTGGACGGCGCCACCAGCGCCGCCGCGGCCCAGGCGATAGAGCGGCTGCTGGAGCAGGCCCTGCAGGTGCCCGAGCCCTCCGAGGCCGCCTGCCGGCGCTACCACGCCGCCCATCCGGGTTTTGGCAGCCAGGGCGAGCGCGCCCACCTGCGCCATGTGCTGTTCGCCGTCACGCCCGGCGTCGACGTGAGCCTGCTGCGCCAGCGCGCCGAGCGCCTGCTGCTGGAGCTGCGCTGCGCCGACGACGGCGGCCCGCGCTTTGCCGAGGCGGCGGGCGAATGGTCCAACTGCCCCAGCGGCGCCCAGGGCGGCGACCTGGGCTGGCTCACGCCCGAGGACTGCGCGCCCGAGTTTGCGCGCGAGGTCTTTGGCTCGCAGGAGGTCGGCGTGCTCGCGCGCCTGGTGCACAGTCGCTTTGGCCTGCATGTGGTGCAGGTCTGCGCGCGCAAGCCGGCCCAGCCCCAGGCGTTTGACCAGGTGCAGGCCTCGATCGCGCTGGTGCTGCGCCAGCAGGCCTGGGTGAATGCGCTGCGCCAATACCTGCAGCTGCTGGCGGGCAGCGCCGAGGTCGAAGGCGTGCAGCTCGATGCCGCCGACAGCCCCTTGGTGCAATAG
- the narI gene encoding respiratory nitrate reductase subunit gamma: protein MTAWIDHFLFGLYPYICLAVFFIGSWLRFDRDQYTWKSDSSQLLRTGSLRWASNLFHVGVLFLFFGHFVGMLTPHVLYDYVITAHDKQLLAMVSGGIAGLMAFVGVTLLLHRRLTDARIRATSKTSDIALLWIFWVQLALGLATIPLSAQHLDGSMMMRLAEWGQRIVTFRSGAVEMLAGAGWVFKAHLFLGMTVFLIFPFTRLVHVWSGFGTLAYVLRPYQLVRARRLNVPPGQNEPRRSL, encoded by the coding sequence ATGACCGCCTGGATCGACCATTTCCTCTTCGGCCTGTATCCCTACATTTGCCTGGCCGTGTTCTTCATCGGCAGCTGGCTGCGCTTTGACCGCGACCAGTACACGTGGAAGAGCGACTCCTCGCAGCTGCTGCGCACCGGCAGCCTGCGCTGGGCCAGCAACCTGTTCCACGTCGGCGTGCTGTTCCTGTTCTTCGGCCACTTCGTCGGCATGCTCACGCCGCATGTCCTCTACGACTACGTCATCACCGCGCACGACAAGCAACTGCTGGCCATGGTCAGCGGTGGCATTGCCGGCCTGATGGCCTTCGTCGGCGTGACCCTGCTGCTGCACCGGCGCCTAACGGACGCTCGCATCCGGGCGACCTCCAAGACCAGCGACATCGCGCTGCTGTGGATCTTCTGGGTTCAGCTGGCGCTGGGCCTGGCCACCATCCCGCTGTCGGCCCAGCACCTGGACGGCTCGATGATGATGCGCCTGGCCGAATGGGGTCAGCGCATCGTCACCTTCCGTTCCGGCGCGGTGGAGATGCTGGCCGGCGCGGGCTGGGTCTTCAAGGCCCACCTGTTCCTGGGCATGACGGTGTTCCTGATCTTCCCGTTCACGCGCCTGGTGCATGTCTGGAGTGGCTTTGGCACGCTGGCCTATGTGCTGCGCCCCTATCAGCTGGTGCGCGCGCGGCGCCTGAACGTGCCGCCGGGCCAGAACGAGCCACGACGTTCACTGTAA
- the narJ gene encoding nitrate reductase molybdenum cofactor assembly chaperone produces the protein MFKKTPETMRLTLRALARLLAYPGAGLRAQMPALIDALQTEQALPAARIAELQALAQQICAMDAYEAEGRYVDTFDRGHRTSLHLFEHIHGDSRERGPALIDLTQTYERAGLYLDAQELPDHLGVVLEFASTQPTAVAREFLAEMAHILNALFSALQAKASPYASVLAAVLEAAGETAQAVAIAPEPDMDEAWAEPEAFDGCATRGQNRPDQPQPIHIVRKARPQSSQGVSP, from the coding sequence ATGTTCAAGAAGACACCCGAGACCATGCGCCTGACGCTGCGCGCGCTGGCGCGGCTGCTGGCCTACCCCGGCGCCGGGCTGCGCGCGCAGATGCCCGCATTGATCGACGCGCTGCAGACCGAGCAGGCCCTGCCCGCGGCCCGCATCGCCGAGCTGCAGGCCCTGGCCCAGCAGATCTGCGCCATGGACGCCTACGAGGCCGAGGGGCGCTATGTCGATACCTTCGACCGCGGCCACCGCACCTCGCTGCACCTGTTCGAGCATATCCATGGCGACTCGCGCGAACGCGGCCCGGCGCTGATCGACCTGACGCAGACCTACGAGCGCGCCGGCCTGTACCTGGACGCGCAGGAGCTGCCCGACCACCTGGGCGTGGTGCTGGAGTTCGCCTCGACCCAGCCGACCGCGGTGGCGCGCGAGTTTCTCGCCGAGATGGCGCATATCCTGAATGCGCTGTTCAGCGCGCTGCAGGCCAAGGCCAGCCCCTACGCCAGCGTGCTCGCCGCCGTGCTCGAGGCTGCCGGCGAGACCGCGCAGGCGGTCGCCATCGCCCCCGAGCCCGACATGGACGAGGCCTGGGCCGAGCCCGAGGCCTTCGACGGCTGCGCCACGCGCGGCCAGAACCGCCCCGACCAGCCCCAACCGATTCACATCGTGCGCAAGGCGCGCCCGCAATCTTCCCAAGGAGTCTCGCCATGA
- the narH gene encoding nitrate reductase subunit beta — MKIRAQIGMVLNLDKCIGCHTCSVTCKNVWTSRPGMEYAWFNNVETKPGIGYPKEWENQDKWNGGWTRHADGSITPRQGGKWKLLMRIFANPNLPQIDDYYEPFTFDYDHLQSAPEMKNTPVARPRSLITGERLEKIVWGPNWEEILGGEFSRRSADVNFEQVQKDMYAQFENTFMMYLPRLCEHCLNPACVASCPSGSIYKREEDGIVLIDQDKCRGWRMCVSGCPYKKIYYNWQTGKAEKCIFCYPRIEAGQPTVCSETCVGRIRYLGVLLYDADRIQEAASVERDKDLYQAQLDIFLDPHDPEVIRQARLDGIPDNWLEAAKSSPVYKMAVDWKVALPLHPEYRTLPMVWYVPPLSPITSAANAGHVGVNGEIPDVSALRIPVQYLANLLTAGDTGPVVRALERMLAMRAYQRGVHVDKVQNMAVLQQTGLTVHDVEDMYQVMAIANYEDRFVIPSTHREYAEDAFDVRGGCGFSFGNGCSDGATEVSIFGGKKPRTIPIKAVV, encoded by the coding sequence ATGAAAATACGCGCCCAAATCGGCATGGTGCTGAACCTGGACAAGTGCATTGGCTGCCACACCTGTTCCGTCACCTGCAAGAACGTCTGGACCAGCCGGCCCGGCATGGAGTACGCCTGGTTCAACAACGTCGAGACCAAGCCCGGCATCGGCTACCCCAAGGAATGGGAGAACCAGGACAAGTGGAACGGCGGCTGGACGCGCCATGCCGACGGCAGCATCACGCCGCGCCAGGGCGGCAAGTGGAAGCTCTTGATGCGCATCTTCGCCAACCCGAACCTGCCGCAGATCGACGACTACTACGAACCCTTCACCTTCGACTACGACCACCTGCAGTCGGCGCCCGAGATGAAGAACACCCCGGTGGCGCGCCCGCGCAGCCTGATTACCGGCGAGCGGCTGGAGAAGATCGTCTGGGGCCCGAACTGGGAAGAAATCCTGGGCGGCGAGTTCTCCAGGCGCAGCGCCGACGTGAACTTCGAACAGGTGCAAAAGGACATGTACGCCCAGTTCGAGAACACCTTCATGATGTACCTGCCGCGCCTGTGCGAGCATTGCCTGAACCCGGCCTGCGTGGCCAGCTGCCCCAGCGGCTCGATCTACAAGCGCGAGGAAGACGGCATCGTGCTCATCGACCAGGACAAATGCCGCGGCTGGCGCATGTGCGTCTCGGGTTGCCCGTACAAGAAGATCTACTACAACTGGCAGACCGGCAAGGCCGAGAAATGCATCTTCTGCTATCCGCGCATCGAGGCCGGCCAGCCCACGGTCTGCTCCGAGACCTGCGTCGGCCGCATCCGCTATCTTGGCGTGCTGCTCTACGACGCCGACCGCATCCAGGAAGCGGCCAGCGTGGAGCGCGACAAGGACTTGTACCAGGCGCAGCTCGACATCTTCCTGGACCCGCATGACCCCGAGGTGATACGCCAGGCGCGGCTCGACGGCATTCCCGACAACTGGCTGGAGGCGGCGAAGAGCAGCCCAGTCTACAAGATGGCCGTGGACTGGAAGGTGGCCCTGCCGCTGCACCCCGAGTACCGCACCCTGCCCATGGTCTGGTATGTGCCGCCGCTCTCGCCCATCACCTCGGCGGCCAACGCCGGCCATGTGGGCGTGAATGGCGAGATCCCCGACGTCTCGGCGCTGCGCATCCCCGTGCAGTACCTGGCCAACCTGCTGACCGCCGGCGACACCGGCCCGGTGGTGCGCGCGCTCGAGCGCATGCTGGCCATGCGCGCCTACCAGCGCGGCGTGCATGTGGACAAGGTGCAGAACATGGCCGTGCTGCAGCAGACGGGCCTGACGGTGCACGACGTGGAGGACATGTACCAGGTGATGGCGATTGCCAACTACGAGGATCGCTTCGTGATCCCGTCCACCCACCGCGAGTACGCCGAGGACGCCTTTGACGTGCGCGGCGGCTGCGGCTTCTCCTTCGGCAACGGCTGCTCCGACGGCGCCACCGAGGTGAGCATCTTCGGCGGCAAGAAGCCGCGCACCATTCCCATCAAGGCCGTGGTCTGA
- a CDS encoding nitrate reductase subunit alpha, whose translation MSHFLDRLSYFSQPRETFSNGHGETNGEDRTWERAYRDRWAHDKIVRSTHGVNCTGSCSWKIYVKGGIVTWETQQTDYPRTRADLPNHEPRGCARGASYSWYLYSANRVKYPLVRGRLLKHWRAALAVAKSPVDAWAAIVQNQEARREWQRQRGLGGFVRSSWDEVNQMIAAANVYTIKQYGPDRVIGFSPIPAMSMISYAAGARYLSLIGGVPLSFYDWYCDLPPSSPQTWGEQTDVPESADWYNSNFIIAWGSNVPQTRTPDAHFFTEVRYKGAKIVAVTPDYSEVAKLSDLWLHPKQGTDAAVAMAMGHVILKEFYFDRRSAYFDEYARRFTDLPLLVVLKEKTLEDGRRAMVPDRYVRASDFAGNLGQANHPDWKTVAYGLDGKVALPNGSIGFRWGKEGRPDEGLWNLEDKDARSGNDVKLKLSVLEDGAQAHAVADVAFPYFGGVQTPHFQANDQGGDVMLRRVPITHLDLHGEDAQGRVVVATVFDLLAGNYGIARGLDGEALDGSYDANAPYTPAWQESITGVPREHVITVARQFADNADKTQGRSMVIIGAGMNHWYHCDMNYRSIINMLMLCGCIGQSGGGWSHYVGQEKLRPQTGWTALTFALDWIRPPRQQNATSFFYAHTDQWRYEKLGVDEVLSPLADKAAYQGSMIDYNVRAERMGWLPSAPQLQANPLQLARDAQERGLDPKDYVVQSLKNGSLSLSCEDPDNPLNWPRNLFVWRSNLLGSSGKGHEYFLKHLLGTQNGVQGKDLGPQDAKPEEVKWHASAPEGKLDLLVTLDFRMSTTCLYSDIVLPTATWYEKNDLNTSDMHPFIHPLSAAVDPAWQARSDWEIYKGFAKAFSEVCVGHLGVEKEVVLTPIMHDTPGELAQPFGVKDWKRGEIDLIPGVTAPQVTVVERDYPNTYARFTALGPLMDRLGNGGKGIGWNTQTEVEQLGDLNGRVREEGVAQGRPRIVSDIDATEVVMMLAPETNGHVACKAWEALGKQTGRDHVHLALHREDEKIRFRDIQAQPRKIISSPTWSGLESEKVSYNAGYTNVHELIPWRTLTGRQQFYQDHPWMRDFGEGLCSYRPPVDLKTLHEVAGKKPNGHPELQLNFITPHQKWGIHSTYSDNLHMLTLNRGGPVVWISEEDAKRGGIVDNDWIELFNANGAIAARAVVSQRVKPGMVLKYHAQEKTINTPGSEITGTRGGIHNSVTRVVLKPTHMIGGYAQYSYGFNYYGTIGTNRDEFVLVRKMRRVDWLDEPAGSTSAASAHA comes from the coding sequence ATGAGTCACTTTCTCGACCGTCTCTCGTATTTTTCGCAGCCGCGCGAAACCTTCTCCAACGGCCATGGCGAGACCAATGGCGAAGACCGCACCTGGGAGCGCGCCTACCGCGACCGCTGGGCGCATGACAAGATCGTGCGCTCCACCCATGGCGTGAACTGCACCGGCTCCTGCTCCTGGAAGATCTACGTCAAGGGCGGCATCGTCACCTGGGAAACCCAGCAGACCGACTACCCGCGCACGCGCGCCGACCTGCCCAACCACGAGCCGCGTGGCTGCGCGCGCGGCGCCAGCTACAGCTGGTACCTGTACAGCGCCAACCGCGTGAAATACCCGCTGGTGCGCGGGCGCCTCTTGAAGCACTGGCGCGCGGCGCTGGCCGTGGCCAAGAGCCCGGTCGATGCCTGGGCCGCCATCGTGCAGAACCAGGAGGCGCGCCGTGAATGGCAAAGGCAACGCGGCCTGGGCGGCTTTGTGCGCTCGAGCTGGGACGAGGTGAACCAGATGATTGCCGCGGCCAACGTCTACACCATCAAGCAGTACGGGCCGGACCGCGTCATCGGCTTCTCGCCGATTCCGGCCATGTCCATGATCTCGTACGCGGCGGGCGCGCGCTACCTGAGCCTGATCGGCGGCGTGCCGCTGTCGTTCTACGACTGGTACTGCGACCTGCCGCCGTCCAGCCCGCAGACCTGGGGCGAGCAGACCGACGTGCCCGAATCGGCCGACTGGTACAACTCCAACTTCATCATCGCCTGGGGCTCCAACGTGCCGCAGACGCGCACGCCCGACGCGCATTTCTTCACCGAGGTGCGCTACAAGGGCGCGAAGATCGTCGCCGTCACGCCCGACTATTCCGAGGTCGCCAAGCTCTCCGACCTGTGGCTGCACCCCAAGCAGGGCACGGATGCGGCCGTGGCCATGGCCATGGGCCATGTGATCCTCAAGGAGTTTTACTTCGACAGGCGCTCGGCCTACTTCGATGAGTACGCGCGCCGCTTCACCGACCTGCCGCTGCTGGTGGTGCTGAAGGAAAAGACCCTGGAGGACGGCCGCCGCGCCATGGTGCCGGACCGCTATGTGCGCGCCAGCGACTTCGCGGGCAACCTGGGCCAGGCCAACCACCCCGACTGGAAGACCGTGGCCTACGGCCTGGACGGCAAGGTGGCGCTGCCCAACGGCTCCATCGGCTTTCGCTGGGGCAAGGAGGGCCGTCCCGACGAGGGCCTGTGGAACCTGGAGGACAAGGATGCGCGCAGCGGCAACGACGTGAAGCTCAAGCTCTCGGTGCTGGAAGACGGTGCCCAGGCGCATGCGGTGGCCGACGTGGCCTTCCCCTACTTCGGTGGCGTGCAGACGCCGCATTTCCAGGCCAACGACCAGGGTGGTGACGTGATGCTGCGCCGCGTGCCCATCACCCACCTGGATCTGCACGGCGAGGACGCCCAGGGCCGCGTGGTCGTGGCCACGGTGTTCGACCTGCTGGCCGGCAACTACGGCATCGCGCGCGGCCTGGACGGCGAGGCCCTGGACGGCAGCTACGACGCCAATGCGCCCTACACCCCGGCCTGGCAGGAGAGCATCACCGGCGTGCCGCGCGAGCATGTGATCACCGTGGCGCGCCAGTTCGCCGACAACGCCGACAAGACCCAGGGCAGGAGCATGGTCATCATCGGCGCCGGCATGAACCACTGGTACCACTGCGACATGAACTACCGCAGCATCATCAACATGCTGATGCTGTGCGGCTGCATAGGCCAGTCGGGTGGCGGCTGGTCGCACTACGTGGGCCAGGAGAAGCTGCGCCCGCAGACCGGCTGGACGGCGCTGACCTTTGCGCTGGACTGGATACGCCCGCCGCGCCAGCAGAACGCCACCAGCTTCTTCTACGCCCACACCGACCAGTGGCGCTACGAGAAGCTGGGTGTCGATGAGGTGCTCTCGCCGCTGGCGGACAAGGCCGCCTACCAGGGCAGCATGATCGACTACAACGTGCGCGCCGAGCGCATGGGCTGGCTGCCCAGTGCGCCGCAGCTGCAGGCCAATCCGCTGCAGCTGGCCAGGGATGCGCAGGAGCGCGGCCTGGACCCCAAGGACTACGTGGTGCAGTCGCTGAAGAACGGCTCGCTGTCCTTGAGCTGCGAAGACCCGGACAACCCGCTGAACTGGCCGCGCAACCTGTTTGTCTGGCGCTCCAACCTGCTGGGCAGCTCGGGCAAGGGGCATGAGTATTTCTTGAAGCACCTGCTGGGCACGCAAAACGGCGTGCAGGGCAAGGATCTGGGCCCGCAGGATGCCAAGCCCGAGGAGGTGAAGTGGCATGCCAGCGCACCCGAGGGCAAGCTCGATCTGCTGGTGACGCTGGACTTCCGCATGAGCACCACCTGTCTGTACTCCGACATCGTGCTGCCCACGGCCACCTGGTACGAGAAGAACGACCTGAACACCTCGGACATGCACCCCTTCATCCACCCGCTGTCGGCCGCTGTCGATCCGGCCTGGCAGGCCAGAAGCGACTGGGAGATCTACAAGGGCTTCGCCAAGGCCTTCAGCGAGGTCTGCGTGGGCCACCTGGGGGTGGAAAAAGAGGTGGTGCTCACGCCCATCATGCACGACACCCCGGGCGAGCTGGCACAGCCGTTTGGCGTCAAGGACTGGAAGCGCGGCGAGATCGACCTGATCCCCGGCGTCACGGCGCCGCAGGTCACGGTGGTCGAGCGCGATTACCCCAACACCTATGCGCGCTTCACGGCCCTGGGCCCCTTGATGGACAGGCTGGGCAATGGCGGCAAGGGCATTGGCTGGAACACCCAGACCGAGGTCGAGCAACTGGGCGACCTGAACGGCCGCGTGCGCGAGGAGGGCGTGGCGCAGGGCAGGCCGCGCATCGTGAGCGACATCGACGCCACCGAGGTGGTGATGATGCTCGCGCCCGAGACCAACGGCCATGTGGCCTGCAAGGCCTGGGAGGCCTTGGGCAAGCAAACCGGGCGCGACCATGTGCACCTGGCGCTGCACCGCGAGGACGAGAAGATCCGCTTTCGCGACATCCAGGCGCAGCCACGCAAGATCATCAGCTCGCCCACCTGGTCGGGGCTGGAATCCGAGAAGGTCAGCTACAACGCCGGCTACACCAACGTGCACGAGCTGATCCCATGGCGCACCCTCACCGGCCGCCAGCAGTTCTACCAGGACCACCCCTGGATGCGCGACTTTGGCGAGGGCCTGTGCAGCTACCGCCCGCCTGTCGATCTGAAGACCCTGCACGAGGTGGCCGGCAAGAAACCCAATGGCCACCCCGAGCTGCAGCTGAACTTCATCACGCCGCACCAGAAATGGGGCATACACAGCACGTACAGCGACAACCTGCACATGCTCACGCTCAACCGCGGCGGCCCGGTGGTCTGGATCAGCGAGGAGGACGCCAAGCGCGGCGGCATCGTGGACAACGACTGGATAGAGCTGTTCAACGCCAATGGCGCGATCGCCGCGCGCGCGGTGGTCAGCCAGCGCGTCAAGCCCGGCATGGTGCTGAAATACCACGCGCAGGAAAAGACCATCAACACCCCCGGCTCGGAGATCACCGGCACGCGCGGCGGCATCCACAACTCGGTCACGCGCGTGGTCCTCAAGCCCACGCACATGATCGGCGGCTACGCGCAGTACAGCTACGGCTTCAACTACTACGGAACCATTGGCACCAACCGCGACGAGTTCGTGCTGGTGCGCAAGATGCGCCGCGTGGACTGGCTCGATGAACCTGCGGGCAGCACCTCCGCCGCCAGCGCCCATGCGTGA
- a CDS encoding MFS transporter: MSADTVAQEGARQGRLLHIWTPEDKQFWEREGEAVAKLNLWISVPALFLAFAVWQVWSVVAVNLPALGFKYSTNQLFWLAAAPALSGATLRIFYSFMVPVFGGRRWTALSTATLLIPMLGIGFAIQDNTTGYPTMLMLALLCGLGGGNFSSSMANISFFFPKERKGSALGVNAGLGNLGVSVVQFLSPLVISLGIFGIFGGDAQVIVRNGEQQHVWAQNAAFIWVPWIAITAVVAWFGMHDIADAKASFAAQAAIFRAKHNWIMCLLYLGTFGSFIGFAAGFPLLMKALFPAINPLAYAWLGPLVGALTRPFGGWLADKIGGGVVTFWNFIVMALAVLGVLFFLPKGASAYALPFGPAEGSFTGFFLMFLVLFCTTGIGNGSTFRMIPVIFLTQKMRALRGNDEAAQAQAIKDGNTEGAAAVGFAGALGAYGGFFIPKSYGSSIASTGGPEFALWMFVVFYSLCVVVTWWYYSRRNAEMPC; the protein is encoded by the coding sequence ATGTCTGCCGATACCGTTGCACAAGAGGGCGCGCGCCAGGGGCGGCTGCTGCACATCTGGACGCCCGAGGACAAGCAGTTCTGGGAGCGCGAGGGCGAGGCTGTGGCCAAGCTCAATCTGTGGATCTCGGTGCCCGCGCTGTTCCTGGCGTTTGCCGTCTGGCAGGTCTGGAGCGTGGTCGCCGTGAACCTGCCGGCGCTGGGCTTCAAGTACTCGACCAACCAGCTGTTCTGGCTGGCCGCGGCGCCGGCGCTGTCGGGCGCCACGCTGCGTATCTTCTACTCCTTCATGGTGCCGGTGTTCGGCGGGCGGCGCTGGACGGCGCTGTCCACGGCCACGCTGCTCATTCCCATGCTGGGCATAGGCTTTGCCATACAGGACAACACCACCGGCTACCCGACCATGCTCATGCTGGCGCTCTTGTGCGGCCTGGGCGGGGGCAACTTCAGCTCCAGCATGGCCAACATCAGCTTCTTCTTCCCCAAGGAGCGCAAGGGCTCGGCGCTGGGCGTGAACGCGGGCCTGGGCAACCTGGGCGTGTCGGTCGTGCAGTTCCTGAGCCCGCTGGTGATCTCGCTGGGCATCTTCGGCATCTTTGGCGGCGACGCGCAGGTCATCGTGAGGAACGGCGAGCAGCAGCATGTCTGGGCGCAGAACGCGGCCTTCATCTGGGTGCCGTGGATCGCCATCACCGCCGTCGTGGCCTGGTTCGGCATGCACGACATCGCCGATGCGAAGGCCAGCTTTGCCGCCCAGGCGGCCATCTTCCGCGCCAAGCACAACTGGATCATGTGCCTGCTGTATCTGGGCACCTTCGGCTCCTTCATCGGCTTTGCCGCGGGCTTTCCGCTGCTGATGAAGGCGCTGTTCCCGGCCATCAACCCGCTGGCCTACGCCTGGCTGGGGCCGCTGGTGGGGGCGCTCACGCGGCCGTTTGGCGGCTGGCTGGCGGACAAGATCGGTGGCGGCGTGGTCACCTTCTGGAACTTCATCGTCATGGCGCTGGCGGTGCTGGGCGTGCTGTTCTTCCTGCCCAAGGGTGCGAGCGCCTATGCCCTGCCGTTCGGCCCGGCCGAGGGCAGCTTCACCGGCTTCTTCCTGATGTTCCTGGTGCTGTTTTGCACCACGGGCATAGGCAACGGCTCGACCTTCCGCATGATCCCGGTGATCTTTCTGACGCAAAAAATGCGCGCGCTGCGCGGCAACGACGAGGCCGCCCAGGCCCAGGCCATCAAGGACGGCAACACCGAGGGCGCGGCCGCCGTCGGCTTTGCCGGGGCGCTTGGCGCCTACGGCGGCTTCTTCATCCCCAAGAGCTATGGCAGCTCCATCGCCAGCACCGGCGGACCGGAGTTCGCGCTGTGGATGTTTGTCGTGTTCTACAGCCTGTGCGTCGTCGTCACCTGGTGGTACTACTCGCGCAGGAACGCCGAGATGCCTTGCTGA